ATCGAGGGCGGCTGCAACGGCAACCTGCGCTTCGAGGTGCGCACGCGCGGCGTGCGCGCGCACTCGGCGCGCTCGTGGGTGGGTCACAACGCCATCCACGACGCCGCGCAGGTGCTGCAGGTGCTGCAGGACTACCGGGCGCGCGAGGTCGACGTCGACGGCCTCGTCTACCGCGAGGGCCTCAACGCCGTGGGCATCGTCGGTGGCGTCGCCGGCAACGTCATCCCCGACGAGTGCCGCGTCCACGTGAACTACCGCTTCGCGCCGTCGCGCACGGTCGCGGAGGCCGTCGAGCACGTCACCGAGCTCTTCGAGGGCTTCGACGTCGAGGTGCTCGACTCGGCGGAGGGCGCCCGCCCGGGCCTCGACGCGGCGCTCGCGAAGGAGTTCGTGGAGGCCGTGGGCGTCGAGCCGCGCCCCAAGTACGGCTGGACCGACGTCGCGCGCTTCTGGAGCCTCGGCATCCCCGCCGTGAACTACGGCCCCGGCGACCCGCTCAAGGCGCACGCCGACGACGAGCGCGTCGAGCTGCAGCAGATCGTCGACGTCGAGCGCGGCCTGCGGGCGTGGCTCACGGGCACCACGGCCTGATGCGCCTCTGGGCGCGGCTCCCGTGGTGGGGGCACGCGCTCGCGATCTGGGCGGCGAGCCGCGTCGTGTCGACGGCGCTGCTCGTCGCCTTCGCCGCAGCGCAGCCCGCGAACGTCTACACGGGCGCGTCGCCGTCGTTCGTCGACTTCTCGACGATGTGGGATGCGCGCTGGTACGAGCACGTCGCGACGCACGGCTACCCCGACGTGCTGCCGCGCGACGCGTCGGGCGCGATCGACGACAACGCGTGGGCGTTCATGCCCGTGTACCCGATGCTCATCCGTGCGCTCGTGCGCGTGGGCGTCGACTGGCAGGTGGCGGCGCTCGTCATCGCGTGGGCGGCGTCGGCGGCGTTCGCGGTGCTCGCGTACCGACTGCTGCGCGAGACGATCCCGCAGCACGCGGCGTTCGCCCTGGCGCTCGTGCTGCTCGGGCCCGTGTCGCCGCTGCTGCAGGTCGGCTACGCCGAGTCGCTGCACCTCGCGCTGCTCGCCGGCGCGCTGCTCGCCCTGCGGCATCGGCGGTGGGGGATGCTCGCGGCGCTCGTGCCGCTCATGGCGCTCACGCGGCCGTCGGGCCTCGCGTTCGCGCTCGCGCTCGGCATCGTCGCCGCGTGGGCGTGGTGGCGCGAGCGGCCGGCGTGGCCGGCGCGCGACCTGCGCATCCTCGTCGCCCTCGCGGCGTGGGCGCTCGCGTGGGGGCTCGCGTGGCCGGCGTACGCGGCGCTCCGCACGGGGGAGCCGGGCGCGTACGTCGCCACGGAGCTCGGCTGGCGCGCCCCGTACGTCGGCGCGATGCAGCTCGTGCCGGGCACGGGCTGGGTCGCGGGTGCGCAGTGGTGGCTCGGCGGCGTGGGTGTCGGGTTGCTCGTGCTCCTCGTCGGCGGCCTCGTCTGGGTGCTGGCGCGGCGCACGAGCCGGGAGGCGATGGGGGTCGAGGCGTGGGCGTGGACGATCGCGTACCTGCTGTACCTGCTCGCGGTGTGGTTCCCGCAGTCGTCGACGTTCCGCATCCTGCTGCCGGCCTTCGCGCTCGCCACGGTCGTCGCGGTGCTGCCCGGCCGGTGGTGGCGTCCGCTGGTGCTCGCGCTCGGCGTCGCGGGCCAGGTCGCGTGGCTCTGGGCGTGCTGGTGGCTCATGGGCGTCGACTGGACGATCCCGTAGGCACCCCCGTGGAGGCCTCGCTGGTCACGGTCCGCCATCGATTCCGTGACGATCATGTTGCGAACCCAGGGTCCGCTCCCAAGGACATGGGATACTGGAGGTCTTGGGAACGAGAGGGGAACCCCTGATGGCTGCGATGAAGCCTCGCACTGGTGACGGTCCGCTGGAGGCAGTGAGGGAGGGACGGCTCATCGTCGTGCGCGTCCCCCTCGAAGGCGGCGGTCGCCTCGTCGTGTCCGTGAACGATGCCGAGGCGGCGGAGCTGCACGCTGCGCTGAGCGAGGTCGTCGTCTCGGCGTGATGCGTCGAACGTGAGGAAGGGCGGGCCTGCGGGCCCGCCCTTCGTCGTCGCTGGGCGCGGTCGCGCCGCGGATGCCTACGGCTCGGGCAGGCGCGTGACGTGCAGCAGGCCGTCGCTCGCGGGGCTCACGGCGATCGCGACGGCGTCGGATGCGCTGAGCTCCTTGAGCAGCGCGCGGGCGTCGGCGACGACGTCGCCGCGCTGCGCGGGGTCGGCGACGCGGCCGCCGAGCAGGGCGTGGGCGACGAGCACGGTGCCGCCGACGCGCACGAGGCGCAGCGCGTGCTCGACGTGCTCGATGCGGTCGGCGGGGTCGGCGTCGACGAGCACGACGTCGTAGCTGCCCTCGTTCATGCGCGGCAGGATCTCGTTCGCCGAGCCGGTGATGAGGCGCACCTTCGCCTGCGCGTACCCCGCGCGCGTGAATGCGGCGCGAGCGTGCTGGTGGTGGTCGAGCTCGGTGTCGATCGACGTGAGCGTCGCGGCGGGGGCGCCCTTGAGCAGCCAGAGGCCGCTGACGCCCGTGCCGGTGCCGATCTCGAGGATCGCGGAGGCGCCGAGCGTCGCGGTCGTGAGCGCGAGCAGCGCGCCGACCGACGGGGCGACGGTCGTCACGCCGAGCTCGTCGGCCGCGTCGCGTGCGCCGGCGACGATCGCATCCTCGATCGCGAGCTCGTCGATGTACTTCGACGTCAGTGCAGTCTCCACGTGGGCCTCTCCGGCTCCGAGGCTAGCCGCGCGCATGACGCCCGGCGTCGCGCCGCGCCGCGCACCCTGCGTGCGCAGGTACGCTGGAATCCCCGTCGAGAGGAGAGGGTCGTGACGTTCCTCGGGTTGACCCTCGACAAGCTCATCGTCATCGGCGTCATCGCGGCGATCATCCTCGGCCCCGAGCGCCTGCCGGCGGCCGCCGAGCGGCTCGCAGGGCTCGTGCGCGGCATCCGCGACCTCGCGAACGGCGCGAAGGATCGCATGCGCGAGGAGATGGGGCCGGAGTTCGACGACGTCGACTGGCGCAAGCTCGACCCGCGCCAGTACGACCCGCGGCGCATCGTGCGCGAGGCGCTCATGGACGACGCGCCCAAGGCTGCGGCAGCCGCGAGCACCGTCGCCGCGACGGCGGCGGCGGGGCGTGCGCGCCGGCGCACGACGCCGCGCGATCCGCTGCCGGACGGCGCCCCGTACGACGTCGAGGCGACCTGACGCGCGGCGCGCTCGCAACACGGGTTGCCCCCAGCGACGCAATGTCGTGACGATGTCTCAACTTTTGCCGTAGAGTCACCTGCATGCCGCAGGACCGGATCCCCTCCTCCACGGTCGTGCGCTACTCCACGGGAGCGCTCGGCACGGGAGGCTTCAGCACGCTTCCCGGACTCGTGCTGCTCTACTTCATGACCGACACGCTCGGCATCGCCGCGCTCTGGGCCGGCCTCGTCATCGGCGTCGTGCGCGTGTGGGACGTCGTCGCCGACCCCGTCATCGGCGCGCTCTCCGACGACGACGACGCCCGCACCGGCTCGCGCCGCCGCTGGATGCTCGTGGGCGGCATCGCCCTGCCCGTGCTGTTCGTGCTCATGTTCGCCGTGCCCGCCGACCTGCCGCCCATCGCATCCGTGCTCTGGGTCGGCATCGCGTACCTCGGCGCCGCGACGGCGTTCAGCGTCTTCCAGGTGCCGTACATGGCGCTGCCCGCCGCGATCTCGCACGACTACGACGAGCGCACGCGCCTGCTGACGGCCCGCGTCATCGTGCTCACGATCGCGATCCTCGCGTTCGGCGGCGGCGGCCCCGCGCTGCGCGGCATCGTCGACGACGCCCACGTCGGCTACCTGCTCATGGGCATCGTGTGCGCGATCCTGCTCGCGATCGGCTGCCTCGTCGCCGTGCCGAGCGCGCCGCGCCACGCGCCCTACGCCGCGCAGCGTCGCTCGATCGCCTCGATCTATCGCGAGACGTGGGATGTGCTCGCGCACGGTCCGAGCCTGCGCGCGCTCGTCGTGCCGTTCTTCCTGCAGGCCCTCGCGACGGGCCTCATGCTCGCCGGCGGCCAGTACGTCGCGACGTACATCCTGCGCGACGAGGACGCCATCACGTTCCTGTTCGTCGCGCTCATCGCGCCCGCGATCGTCGCGGCGCCCGGCTGGCAGTGGCTGTCGGCGCGCACGTCGAAGCGCTTCGCGTTCCAGCTCTCGTCGATCGTCTTCATCGTCGGCGGCGTGCTGCTCGTGCCCGCGCTGCTCGTGCCCGACGGCTGGGTCTACGCGCCCGTCGCGCTCGCGGGCCTCGGCTACGCCGGCATGCAGTCGCTGCCGATGGCGATGCTGCCGGATGCGATGGCGCACGACCGCAAGCGCACGGGCATCGACCGCTCGGGCGTCATCGGCGGCGTGTGGACCGCCATGGAGACGACGGGCTTCGCGCTCGGCGGCCTCGTGCTGTCGCTCGTGCTCGCCGCGACCGGCTACGTCGCGAGCCGCGGCGGCGCCGAGCAGCCCGAGGGCGTCCTCGTCGGCATCGCCGTCGCGTTCAGCGTGCTGCCCGCCCTCGTCGTGCTCGTGTCGCTCGCGCCGCTGCGCGGCTACCGCCTCACGCGCGCCGTCGTCGACGCCGACGTCGCACCCCAGCAGGAGACCCAGGCATGACCTTCGCCATCCAGCCCGACGAGGTGCTCGCGCGGCTGCGCTCGCTGCGCGCCGACCGCGACGCCCCCACGAAGGGTGGTCGCGTGCTGTCGTACGTCTACGACCCGGGCGTGCCCGAGCTGCACCGTCTCGTCGAGGAGTCGGCGCTCGAGGTGCTGCACCTCAACGGCCTCGACCCGTTCGTGTACGGCTCGCTCGCCGTCGTCGAGCGCGAGATCGGCGCGACGATGAAGCAGCTGCTGCACGGTGGCGAAGACGTCGTGGCCACCTGCACGTCGGGCGGCACGGAGTCGGTCATCCTCGCCGTGCTCGCCGCCCGCGAGGCGAACCCCGGCAAGCGCCGCATCGTGGCGCCCTCGACGCGTCACCCCGCGTTCGCGAAGGCCGCGCACCTGCTGGGCATGGACCTCGAGGTCGTGCCCGTGACGCCCGACGGGCGTGCCGACGTGGATGCGTTCGTCGCAGCCCTCGGCGACGACGTCGCGCTGGCCGTCGTGTCGGCCCCCAGCTACCCGCACGGCGTCGTCGACCCCATCGCCGAGATCGCCGCCGCGTGCGCCGAGCGCGGCATCGACGTGCACGTCGATGCGTGCTTCGGCGGCATGGTGCTGCCGTTCCTGCCGGACGTGCCCGCGTGGGACCTCGCGGTGCCCGGCGTCACGTCGATCTCGGCCGACCTGCACAAGTACGGCTACGGCCCCAAGGGCGCGTCGGTGCTGCTGCAGCGCGGCCCCGACCGGCAGCGCGGCATGATGTTCGCCGACGCCGACTGGCCCGGCTACCCCGTCGCCACCTCGACGCTGCTCGGCTCGCGCCAGGCCGCAGGCCTCGTCGCCGCGTGGGCCGTGCTGCAGTCGCTCGGCACCGTCGGCTTCGGCGAGCTGCAGTCGCAGTGCAGGCGCATCTCCGACGCCATCCGCGCGACCGTCGAGGGCATCGACGGCCTGCGCGTCGTCGGCGACCCCGTGGGCGTCGCCCTCGCGATCGCGACCGACGACGCATCCGACTCGCTCGTCGACCCGCTGCGCCTCGGCGACGCGCTCATCGCACGCGGCTTCCTCGCCCAGGCGCAGCCCGGCCTGCGGCAGCAGGGCCAGCCCGACCTGCCGTCGACGCTGCACCTCACGGTGACGCCCGCGCTCGGCCAGCACCTCGACGCGTTGCTCGAGGCGCTCGTCGAGGCGTCGGAGGAGGTGCGCGGCGTGCCGAAGGCCACGGGCGAGGCCGCGGCGCCGCTGCAGGCGCTCGACGGCGTGCCGCTCGACTCGGCGACGGCGGGCGCGATCCTCGCGCAGGTCGGTGCCGAGGACCTCGGCGCCGAGCGCGCCGAGCTCATCGCGATCATCGAGGCCACGCCTCGCAGCGTCATCCACCGCCTGCTCGTGGAGCTGCTCGCGCGCGAGCTCGGCGACTGACGCCGGCTCGGCGACTAGGGCGTCGAGAACGGCAGCGCGCGGCCCGCGAGCCCGCGGCCGCCGCGCAGCCGCTGCGCGAGCGCCGCGATCGCCTGCGCCGCCGGATCGTCGGGATGCGTGACGACGACGGGGCTGCCGGCGTCGCCGTCCTCGCGCAGCGCCATCGACAGCGGAACGCTCGCGAGCAGGTCGACGTCGAGGCGCGCGGCAGCCTCAGCGCCGCCGCCCGAGCCGAAGAGCTCGAGCACCGAGCCGTCGGGCTGCACGAGCCCCGCCATGTTCTCGACGACGCCCACGACCCGCTGCCCCGTCTGCCGCGCGACCTCCGCCGAGCGCTCGGCGACGTCGGCCGCCGCGCGCTGCGGCGTCGTCACGACGACGACCTCGGCGTGGGGGAGCAGCTGGCCGAGCGAGATCGCGACGTCGCCCGTGCCGGGCGGCATGTCGATGAGCAGCACGTCGAGGTCGCCCCACCACACGTCGGTGAGGAACTGCTGCAGCGTGCGGTGCAGCATGGGCCCGCGCCACGACACGGCGCGGTTGCCCTCGACGAGCATGCCGATCGACACGACGTGCACGCCATGCTTCGACGGCGGCATCATGAGGTCGCCGACGCGCGTCGGCACGTCGTCGACGCCGAGGATGCCGGGGATCGAGTAGCCGTGCACGTCGGCGTCGACGAGCCCGACGCGCAGGCCCGACTGCGCGAGCGCGACGGCGAGGTTGGCCGTGAGCGTCGACTTGCCGACGCCGCCCTTGCCGCTCGTGATCGCGAGGATGCGCGTGAGCGAGTCGGGCCCGAACGCCATCGTGCGCTTGCCCCGCAGCCGCTCGACGAGCGCCTGCCGCTCCGAGGGCGTCATGACGCCCACGGCCACGTCGACGGCGTCGACGCCGGCCACCGAGAGCGTCGCGGCGCGCACGTCGGCCTCGATGCGGTCGGCGGCGGGGCATCCGACGATCGTGAGTCGCAGGTCGACGTGGGCTGCGCCGTCGACGAGCGTGACGTCGCCGACCATGTCGAGCTCGGTGATGGGCCTGCGGATCTCGGGGTCGACGACGCGCGCGAGCGCCCCGCGGATCGCGTCGGTGCTCACGGCCTCGGCTCGGACGCGGCGTCGGGCTCGCCGGCCGCCGCCTGCGCCTCGGCCTTGCGCTGGTCCTCCATGTCGTCGAGCAGGCTCTTGAGCTCGGCGCGGATGAAGTCCTTCGTCGCCATGTCCTTGATGGCGAGGCGCAGCGCGACGACCTCGCGGGCGAGGTACTCGGTGTCGTTGAGGTTGCGCTCGGCGCGCACGCGGTCCTGCTCGATCTGCACGCGGTCGCGGTCGTCCTGCCGGTTCTGCGCGAGCAGGATCATGGGGGCCGCATAGGACGCCTGCAGCGAGAGCGCGAGCGTGAGCAGCGGGAATCCCTGGTCCTGCGGGTCGAACTGCGCGTCGTGCGGCGCGATGGAGTTGAAGCCGAGCCAGAACACGACGAAGACCGTCATGCCCACGAGGAACCACGGCGTGCCCATGCCGCGCGCCATGGCCTCGCTGAAGCCGCCGAAGCGGTCCTTCGACTCGCGCTTGCCGCGGCGTCGCCCCAGCAGCCCACGGCCGGCGCCCTTCGGCGTCGCGAGGCGGTCCTGGCGCTCGTCGCGCTCGTCCCTGCGGTCAGCCACGGCGTACCTCGTCGTCGTCGCGACGCCAGTCGTCGGGGAGGATGTGGTCGAGCACGTCGTCGACGGTCACGACGCCCACGAGCCGCGACGCGTCGTCGACGACGGGCACGGACACGAGGTTGTAGGTCGCCATCGTGCGCGTGAGCGCCGCGGCCGACTCGTCGACCCGCACGGGCTCGATCGCCGGGTCGAGCAGCGTGCCGAGACGCTCGTTCGGCGGGTAGCGCAGCAGCCGCTGGAAGTGCACGACGCCGAGGAACGCGCCGGTCGGCGGCTCGTACGGCGGCAGCGTGACGAAGACGGCGGCGGCGAGCGCCGGCGCGATCTCGTGCTTGCGGATGGTCGCGAGGGCCTCGGCGACCGTCGCGTCGGACGCGAGGATCACGGGCTCGGTCGTCATGAGTCCGCCCGCGGTGTCCTGGCCGTACGCGAGCAGCATGCGCACGTCCTCGGCCTCCTCGGGCTCCATGAGCTCGAGCAGCGCCTCGCCGCGCTCGGCGGGCAGCTGCGCGATGAGGTCGGCGGCGTCGTCGGGCTGCATCTGGTCGAGCACGTCGGCGGCGCGGTCGTCGCCGAGGGCGTCGAGGATCGCGACCTGGTCGTCCTCGCTCATCTCCTCGAGCACGTCGGCGAGGCGCTCGTCGGGCAGGTCCTCGGCGACCTCGAGCATGCGCTGCGACGGCAGGTCGAGCAGCGCCGTCGCGGCGTCGGCGGCGTTGAGGTCCTGCAGCTGGGCGAGGATGTGGTCGGACTCCTGCTCGCCCGCGTGGTCGTGCACGACGTCCATCCAGCGCGCGAGCGTCGTGGGGCCCTTGCCGAACGGCGACGTGCGGGGCTTGCGCAGGAAGACCTGGTCGACGAGCCACTCGCCGGGCGCCTGCTCGACGATCGAGAGGTCCTCGAGGCGCGCCTCGGTGCCGTCGCGCAGCGTGACGCCGCGACCGAGCACCTGGGCGAGCACGAGCTGCTCGCCGCCGCGCTGCTCGAACCGGCGCAGGTTGATGAGGCCCGTCGTGATGAGCTGGCCGCCGCCGATCGACATGACGCGGCCGATCGACAGGAACACGCGGCGCTTGCCGGTGACCTCGACGACGAAGCCGACGATGCGCGGCGCCGCGGTCTCGCGCGGCACCATGACGACGTCGCGGACCCTGCCCACCTTGTCGCCCTGGGGGTCGAAGACGGGGCAGCCCACGAGCCGTGCGACGAACGCCTTGCTGCTCACGGTGCAACGCTACCTGTGGGCTTCGCGGGTCGCGAACGCCCCACGCGGGCGAGCGTCGACGTGGGACCATGGAGACGTGAGCATCCTCCAGCCCTCCGACCGCGGCGAGCAGCGTCTGCCCGACGGCGTGGTCGTCGCGTCGTTCGCCACCTACGCCGAGGCGCAGGCTGCGGTGAACAAGGTGTCGGAGGCCGAGGCGGAGATCCGCGGGCTCGCGATCGTCGGCAACGACCTCAAGCTCGTCGAGCGCGTCATGGGCCGCCTGACGTGGGGCAAGGTCGCGTTCAACGGCATGCTGCGCGGCCTCATGTTCGGCGTGTTCTTCGGCCTCGCGATCTACCTGCTCATGCCGGAGTCGCTGCAGTCGGCGTTCATCCTGCCGCTGCTGGGTGCCGCGATGGGCATCATCCTCGCCATCGTGACGCACGCGATGACGCGCAAGCGCCGCGAGTTCTCGAGCGTGCAGCAGGTCATGGCGACGCGCTACGACATCGTCGCGCCGCAGACGATCGCGGGCAAGACGATGCACGTCATCGGGCAGCGCGCGGCCGCCGCGCCGGTCACGACCCCCGCGGAGGCGCCGGTCGTGCCCGCGCCGGAGTCGCCGCAGGCGTAGCGACGATGTCGGTCGCCTCCTTGGCGGCCGCGACGACGGCGTCCGTGATGGCGTCGAGCAGCGTCGACGACAGGTTCCACCGCTGCCAGTGCAGCGGCACGTCGATGGGGTCGCCGTCGAGCGCGACGAACGCGCCCGTCTCGAGCTGCGACGGCAGCAGCATGCCCCAGCCGAGGCCCAGCTCGATCGCGTGGCCGAACTCGGCGGATGCCGAGACGAGGTGGCGCGGCGGCGTCCCCGTGACGCCGCGCGCGGCGAGGTGCCGTGCCTGCAGCACGTCGGAGTCGTCGAAGTCGACGTAGGGCGCGCGGGCGAGCTCGTCGGCGGTGCCGCCGTCGGGCAGCCAGCGCGCGGCGAACGCGGGGCTCGCGGCGGCGACGTAGCGCATGCCGCCGATGGGGGAGGAGACGCAGCCGGGCACGGGCTCGCGCTGCGCCGTGACGGCGCCCATGACCGTGCCCGACTCGAGCAGGGCCGCCGTGCGCTCCTGGTCCTCGCGGTGCAGCTCGACGACGACGTCGTGGTCGCGGGCGACGGCGGCGACGGCGGGCAGGAACCAGCTCGCGAGGGAGTCGGCATTGACGCCGAGGCGCATGGTCGCGGTGCCCTGCTCGGCGCCGAGCTCGGTGAGCGCCTCGTGCTCGAGCAGCGCGAGCTGCCTGCCGAGCCGCAGCAGCACCGTGCCGTCGGGCGTGGGCCGCACGGGGCGCGTTCGGGTGAGCAGCACGCGGCCGAGCTGCCGCTCGAGGGCGCGGATGCGCTGGCTCACGGCCGAGGGGGTGAGGGCGAGCGCCTGGGCGGCGCCGTCGAGCGTGCCCGCGTCGACGGCGGCGACGAGGGTGCGCAGCAGGTCGCGAGGCAGCTCCATGCCTCGACGCTACCTGAAGCGATGCTTCAGGTCATGCAGGAACGTGCGCTGGTGCTGCAGGTCGCCTGGCCGTAGCGTCGACGCGTGCTCTCCTTCGCCGCCTTCCTCGCCGGACTCGCCATCTGCCTCGGCCTCATCACCTCGATCGGGGCGCAGAACTCCTACGTGCTGCGCCAGGGCATCCGTCGCGAGCACGTCGGCGCGATCGTCATCGCGTGCATCGCGAGCGAGATCGTGCTGCAGACGGCCGGCGTCGCCGGCGTGGGCGTGCTCGTGACGCACGTGCCGTGGCTCGACGGCGTGGCGCGGTGGGCGGGCGCGATCTTCCTCGTCGGCTACGCCTTCGTGTGCGCGCGACGCGCGTGGCGCGGTGGCGGGTCGCTCGTCGCGGCGCCCGACGAGACGGCAGCGGGCGAGGGCGGCGTCGCCGTGCGGCAGCGCACCTCGCGGCGCACGGCCGTGCTCACGATCCTCGCGCTCACGTGGCTCAACCCGCACGCGCTCATCGAGACGACCCTCGTCATGGGGTCGATCGCCGCGACGCACGGCGACGCGCGCTGGTCGTTCCTCGTCGGCGGCCTGCTGGCCTCCGCCATCTGGTTCGTCGGCTTCGGGTACGGCGCGAGGTTCCTCGCGCCGATCATGCGCACCGAGCGCGCGTGGCGCATCCTCGACGGCGGCATCGCCGTCGTCATGCTCGTCATCGCGGTCGCGCTCGTGGCGCTGTAGCCCCGGGCTACGCGCGCAGCGACGCCATCCACGCCTCGACCTCGTCGACGGTGCGGGGGATGCCGCCCGAGAGGTTGCGCACGCCGTCGGCGGTCACGACGACGTCGTCCTCGATGCGCACGCCGATGCCGCGCAGCTCCTCGGGCACCGTGAGGTCGTCGGGCTGGAAGTAGAGGCCGGGCTCGATCGTGAAGACCATCCCCTCCTCCACGATGCCGTCGTGGTAGAAGTCGCGACGCGCCTGGGCGCAGTCGTGCACGTCGAGGCCGAGGTGGTGGCTCGTGCCGTGCACCATCCACCGGCGGTGCAGCTGGTTCTCGGGCTCGAGCGACTCCTCGGCGCTCATCGGTAGCAGGCCCCACTCGGCCGTGCGGCGCGCGATGACCTCCATGGCGGCGGCGTGGATCTCCTTGAACACGATGCCGGGGCGCGCGACGGCGAACGCGGCGTCGGCGGCCTCGAGCACGGCCTCGTAGACCTTGCGCTGGATGGGGCTGAACGTGCCCGAGATCGGGAGCGTGCGCGTGATGTCGGCCGTGTAGAGGCTGTCGACCTCGACGCCGGCGTCGAGCAGGATGAGGTCGCCGTCGCGCACGACGCCGTCGTTGCGCGTCCAGTGCAGGATGCACGCGTGCGCGCCCGACGCCGCGATCGTGTCGTAGCCCACGGCGTTGCCGTCGATGCGAGCGCGGCGGTGGAACGTGCCCTCGACGACGCGCTCGCCGCGCGCGTGGGCGCGGGCGGCGTCGAGGTCGCGGATGACGTCGTCGAACCCGGCCTTCGTGGCGTCGACGGCGCGCTGCACCTCGGCGATCTCCCACGCGCTCTTCACGAGGCGCAGCTCGGCGAGGTCGCGGCCGACGACGTCGTCGCCGTCTGCGGAGGCGTTGGCGTGGTCGCCGAGGCGGTCGACGATCGCGGGGTCGCCCTCGCTCGTCACGAGCACGGGCACCGAGGCGTCGGCGAGCACGGCCTCGACGTCGGCGAGGTCCTTCGTCGCGAGGCCGAGGTCGGCGGCGACGTGCGCGAGCGAGGGGCGGGCGCCGATCCAGAACTCGCCGATCTCGGCGTTCGCGAAGAACTCGGTCGTGTCGCGGCCCGCGGGCTGGCGGAAGTAGAGCGTCGCATCGTGGCCATCGGCGGTCGGCTCGAGCACCAGCACGGAGTCGGGCTCGGCGTCGGCACCCCAACCGGTGAGGATCGCGAAGTCGGGGGCGGCGCGGTACGGGTAGTCGGTGTCGTTCGAGCGCTGCTTGCGCGGGCCGGCAGGCACGACGATGCGCGCCCCCGCGTGCTTCGCCGACAGGGCGGCGCGACGGGCGGCGGCCTCGGCGGCGGCGGCGCGCGGCTCGGGCAGCACCTCCTCGCGGTCGGCCCAGCCCTGCTGCACGTGCTCGACGAAGCGGCTCGACAGCGGCGTCGTCGACCGGCCGGCGTTGCGCTCGCTCGCCTGCGGCTCCGCGGTGGTCTCGGCTGCGGTCGTCTGCGTCTCGCTCATGGCATCCATCCTCCCACCGCGCGCGCCGCCGTGCAGGGTGAGCGTTCCTCGCCGACCTAGGATCGAACGGTGGCAGACGGCACGCGACTCGGACGACGCTCGTGGCGCGTCGAGAACCGCGGTCGCGACGGCGGCGTCCGCAGCGAGCACCGCTTCGGCGAGGACGTCGTGGTCGCCTGGACGTGGCACGCCGGCCACGAGCGCACGGTCGTGCTCGTGCACGGCATCGGCATGGGGCAGCAGTACTTCGGGCTGCTGCGCGCGGAGCTCGCGAAGACGTTCGACGTCGTCGCGGTCGACCTGCCCGGGTTCGGCGAGTCGCCGGAGCCCACGAAGGCGGCGAGCATGGAGGAGTGCGGCGCCATCGTGGGCGGCGTCATCCGCGACCTTCGCCTGGCCCCGGTCGTCGCGGTCGGGCACTCCATGGGCACGCAGGTCGTGAGCGAGCTCACGGCGCAGCATCCCGAGCTCGTCGACGCGCTCGTGCTCATCGCCCCGACCGTCGACCGCAAGCGGCGCAGCAAGCGCACGCAGTCGGCGCGCCTCCTGCTCGACCTCGTGAACGATCCGCCGATCGTCGGGCTCGTGGGCCTCAGGATGTACGCGCAGGCCGGGCCGCGCTGGTTCCTCAAGCAGTTCGACATGATGCTCGCGCACCGGCTCGAGACGATCGCGCCGCGCATCCAGCGTCCGACGCTCGTGATCCGTGGGTCGCGCGACGTCGTCTGCCCGCGCCGCTGGGTGCGCGAGATCGCGGGCCTCATCCCCGACGCCACCTTCCGCGAGGCGAAGGGCAAGGGACATGAGGCGATGATCACCGGTGCCGAGCCCGTCGCCGACATGATCGCCGAGTTCGTCGCCGCTCGGTCGGAGGACTGATGCGCCGCGTGCTCGGTCGCGCGGCGACGTGGGCGCGCGACTACGTGGATGCGACGCGCGGTCAGGCTCGCGCGTTCGTGCGCCGGACGACGCCGCTCGACGTCCCAGCGCCCGAC
The sequence above is a segment of the Agrococcus jejuensis genome. Coding sequences within it:
- the dapE gene encoding succinyl-diaminopimelate desuccinylase, which encodes MAALTLDLSASAVDLTRQLLDIPSVSDDEGPLADAIEAAMRDVPHLHVTRVGDTVVARTDLGRDRRVVIAGHIDTVPINDNVPSRFETLGAVDYLWGRGAVDMKSGVAVQLLLAVQLAEPTLDVTWIWYDHEEVGEDQNGLRRLAAERPDLMQGDFAILGEPSNGHIEGGCNGNLRFEVRTRGVRAHSARSWVGHNAIHDAAQVLQVLQDYRAREVDVDGLVYREGLNAVGIVGGVAGNVIPDECRVHVNYRFAPSRTVAEAVEHVTELFEGFDVEVLDSAEGARPGLDAALAKEFVEAVGVEPRPKYGWTDVARFWSLGIPAVNYGPGDPLKAHADDERVELQQIVDVERGLRAWLTGTTA
- a CDS encoding DUF3117 domain-containing protein, producing the protein MAAMKPRTGDGPLEAVREGRLIVVRVPLEGGGRLVVSVNDAEAAELHAALSEVVVSA
- a CDS encoding O-methyltransferase, coding for METALTSKYIDELAIEDAIVAGARDAADELGVTTVAPSVGALLALTTATLGASAILEIGTGTGVSGLWLLKGAPAATLTSIDTELDHHQHARAAFTRAGYAQAKVRLITGSANEILPRMNEGSYDVVLVDADPADRIEHVEHALRLVRVGGTVLVAHALLGGRVADPAQRGDVVADARALLKELSASDAVAIAVSPASDGLLHVTRLPEP
- a CDS encoding Sec-independent protein translocase family protein — protein: MTFLGLTLDKLIVIGVIAAIILGPERLPAAAERLAGLVRGIRDLANGAKDRMREEMGPEFDDVDWRKLDPRQYDPRRIVREALMDDAPKAAAAASTVAATAAAGRARRRTTPRDPLPDGAPYDVEAT
- a CDS encoding MFS transporter, translating into MPQDRIPSSTVVRYSTGALGTGGFSTLPGLVLLYFMTDTLGIAALWAGLVIGVVRVWDVVADPVIGALSDDDDARTGSRRRWMLVGGIALPVLFVLMFAVPADLPPIASVLWVGIAYLGAATAFSVFQVPYMALPAAISHDYDERTRLLTARVIVLTIAILAFGGGGPALRGIVDDAHVGYLLMGIVCAILLAIGCLVAVPSAPRHAPYAAQRRSIASIYRETWDVLAHGPSLRALVVPFFLQALATGLMLAGGQYVATYILRDEDAITFLFVALIAPAIVAAPGWQWLSARTSKRFAFQLSSIVFIVGGVLLVPALLVPDGWVYAPVALAGLGYAGMQSLPMAMLPDAMAHDRKRTGIDRSGVIGGVWTAMETTGFALGGLVLSLVLAATGYVASRGGAEQPEGVLVGIAVAFSVLPALVVLVSLAPLRGYRLTRAVVDADVAPQQETQA
- a CDS encoding pyridoxal phosphate-dependent decarboxylase family protein, with protein sequence MTFAIQPDEVLARLRSLRADRDAPTKGGRVLSYVYDPGVPELHRLVEESALEVLHLNGLDPFVYGSLAVVEREIGATMKQLLHGGEDVVATCTSGGTESVILAVLAAREANPGKRRIVAPSTRHPAFAKAAHLLGMDLEVVPVTPDGRADVDAFVAALGDDVALAVVSAPSYPHGVVDPIAEIAAACAERGIDVHVDACFGGMVLPFLPDVPAWDLAVPGVTSISADLHKYGYGPKGASVLLQRGPDRQRGMMFADADWPGYPVATSTLLGSRQAAGLVAAWAVLQSLGTVGFGELQSQCRRISDAIRATVEGIDGLRVVGDPVGVALAIATDDASDSLVDPLRLGDALIARGFLAQAQPGLRQQGQPDLPSTLHLTVTPALGQHLDALLEALVEASEEVRGVPKATGEAAAPLQALDGVPLDSATAGAILAQVGAEDLGAERAELIAIIEATPRSVIHRLLVELLARELGD